GGCTCGTAAATTTGTATCAATCAAGTAATTCTCTTAATTATTTAATATTTTATTCGTATATTCGTTCCTATTAGTAATTCGTAGGAGCTAATGTGCCTCTTCGGAAGTGCTCATCGTCAGGTAGGCCAGAATCAGCATGGAAAAAATCAACGCCTGAATCATCCCCACAATCACTTCCAGAAACATGAAAGGAATCGGCAAGCCGAATGCAAGTATCGCCGACATTGAAGCAAGCAGCACCTCGCCCGCGAAAATATTTCCGAACAAACGGAATGACAGACTCGCGACCTTAGCCAGCTCCCCCACTATCTCAATCAAGCCGACAAAGGCCTTAATCGGGTTAACCAGCAAAACTGCCGGATCTTTCCTGATTTTTTTCGGAATTTCCAGAAAGGCTTTTATATTAATGAACTTATTCAAATAGTTCCAGGCGCCGAGCGCCGCTACTCCGAAAGCGTGGCTGGCTACTACGCCGATAATGGCAAGCGCCAAGGTAGTATTCAGATCGGCGGTACCCCCGCGCAAGAATGGAACAAAAATCTTTTCGTGCCCCTCG
This window of the Candidatus Margulisiibacteriota bacterium genome carries:
- a CDS encoding FoF1 ATP synthase subunit a; translation: TGSRARSVKFFPLVFSFFIFILLSNWMGLLPGVGSIGQVVTEGHEKIFVPFLRGGTADLNTTLALAIIGVVASHAFGVAALGAWNYLNKFINIKAFLEIPKKIRKDPAVLLVNPIKAFVGLIEIVGELAKVASLSFRLFGNIFAGEVLLASMSAILAFGLPIPFMFLEVIVGMIQALIFSMLILAYLTMSTSEEAH